The genomic interval AACCCTTCAGAAGGACTATGCAACGGAACACGTCTAATTTGTCGGGCTTTTGATTGAAATGTAATTGATGCAGAAATCGCAGTTGGGCACCATAGCGGAAAAAGAGTCTTTATTCCAAGGATCCCATTCTTGCCAAATCTTGATGAAAATAGTGGTTTCCCATTCAAAAGAACCCAATTCcctatcagattaagttttgcaatgacTATAAATAAGTCACAAGGGCAAACATTGGATTTTGTTGGGATATATTTACCTCAACCTGTTTTCTCACATGGTCAATTATATGTGGCTTTATCAAGGGCTAAGACTGCATCTACAGTAAGGGTTTTAATACGGCCAGTGTCGACTGATCGATCAGAAAAGAActgcacaaaaaatattgtctatACAGAATTATTAAGATTAGCATGTTCAGATTAATGTTCTACAGGTAATGATTCAATTGTATAATTTGAGTTTAACTACTTAaacaaaattatgcattttataGAATTCTTTTTCTATATGTTTAGTATTGTGTTCTTTATTtctcattgtaatttttttttttaatttagtattgggTTACTACACTTAcacctttaatatttttgtatgtgaaCAGTTTTAAAGATGCGGACGGTTTATACATCGATGAAAGATATCACTCCAAGTACAAGgaattggaaaatcaaaatgatcGTGGCAGACAAGTCACCCAAACGAACAGGCCAACGCTCACCAGTGAAGTACCAAAGCCTAACATTGATTGATCCAGaggtataatatttatttctatctattgtcttttattttttttggtgtaCTGACAACTgataaatgattttgttatttttgtatcatatttattaagttttgtatttttattttttttactactaatttgtaaaaaatcttaaaaatattatttttttaaaacccaaaaataatttaaaataaacaaaattattatactcaattatttattacaatattttttttgtaaattatttatttcaatttcttatactaTACAGGGAAATCGAGTGCAAGCAACAATGTTTGATAAAGATATAGACTCGCGAGATGATACTTTACATATTTTCCGGTCATATTACATCAGTAATGCATATGTAAGGCCACTGGATCCGAAGTATAGAATTGAAACACATGAATATCAATGGATCTTAAATTCCAAAACGATAATTGAGGAAGTTCCAAAGGATGAAGAACAATTGGAGGTACCAAAGTACCAACTCATTCCGTTCAATGAATTAGACGCTTACAAAGACTCAATTGCAGAAATAGGTAATTCACTCttgattttagaatatttaattatcaatttattaaaaatttaaatcttatttgtCAGATGTTTTAGCTGTTGCAATCAATATCAAGCCATGTAGAGAGATAACTTCAGTACATGGACCAACAACTATTCAGGAAATATATGTCATTGATCaaaggtaaaaatattttttaggtagtttacttttttaaaattatgtttcaatctttatttcttgtatattctgttaattctttttttattccaatttttgtAGCTTAAACCCTATATGTTTAACTATGTGGGGTCAATTTGTGCAAGATGAATGCAAAAAAATCTCAGAAATAATTGGGACAAAGCCAGTTATACTTGGAACAAGAATAAGAGTTGGTTCTTAtaatggtatttttaataattaacaatcttatatttttcttttatattgtatatgctTGCATTAATCACGATCTCTATTTCTAATGAAGGATTGTCTCTTTCATCACGTCCGAAAAGTAAATTTATGATCAATCTTGTTCTTCCTGAGGCAACTTCATTGCAAGAGTGGTAATCGTCAGAAATAAGTCATTATTTGTTTCGTGCTActtgaatattaaaatcttcatatttttatttcttatgttgcatttgtttttatgaattttaagggCGGTAATTAATGATTCATTACTTGAGAGTATTATTGCAAGATACTTGACATCCCCGTCTACATCTCTGTCTTCTGTTGGTATACGAGAAATAATCAAGAATTGTGATGTTGCTGAGTTGATCAAAAGTTTACAACCCATGGCGGTAAAATCCTATTTTTCgtaacaaattcaaatatttatacaatcaattcatctaaaaaattatttttgatgtaatgtagaaagcaaaattttggataaaGGCGAAGATAATAGTGGTTGACTTGCGccagatatttttttacatgtcatgTATTGGTTGTAATAAAGGAACTGGGTATGATTACAATGATAGCTTCCTTTGTTACCATTGCAAACACCAAAGTATTTCCCAACCACGGTATgtatcattcaaattttttgttctgtttgataatttatgtgataaatttaatgtataacttttattgattctaacttaaaatgatatttccatcaATTTTATAGTTGTCGAGCATATGTTCAACTCGACGATGGTACAGGAAAACTATCTGTTGTTATGTTTGGTGAAGTTGTAGAGGAAGCATTCGGTTGTTCGGCAGTTGAGCTAATGAATCATACTGGTGAtgtatgttttcttattttctattacCTTTATTGTTGTGAGTAAAAACGTCTGTGTTAGAATTTTTGACATATTTACTACATTAATTTTCagcatatatattctttaaatttttattaatcatgcaaggttattaaaaatttcttttgcagGAACATTTGCCTTATATAGAAAATCTTGTAGCACAAGTTTCACAGAAAGAGTGGATGATTGAACTTTTAGTAGATCCCAATCGACTCAACCAACAACAGCACAAGAATTTCAATGTCATTTCTATTGATGCAGTACAAGAAGACACAAAATGATGGATCATAGTAAAAACATCAAGGGACTCATATTTTGAACTGATGTTTTTGTCGAGTTTGTTGCTAAAACTatcgatgttataaatatgtgttggactatgttatattttgaactaatgtttttgttgggtttgtattaaacttatcgcaagtaactttgctaaaactatcaatgttataaatatgtgttggagtatgttatattttaaactaatgtttttatcttctaatctatgcaagcatgtaattattatactctacttaactatcatttttatagaatatatattatttttttaaaataattattttacccaactaggcaaacgtgctttgcacgttattttgacctagtatatatatatatatatatatatatcatatacagATCATCTTGGCCAGTTGAGATGTATATCTGTTCTTCTTCTCCTGCTATGCTTGCTATGAATGGGGGCCATTCCAGAACTGTTTAGTTTTTAGTCTTTTATTGTTACCGAACCATTTTGCTCTAGTTTCCCCTTAGTTTTTACGCACAGTGGAATCCTCTGAATCCTCACTCTAGGTCTAAGGTCGAATCCTCTGAAGTACAAACAATTTTCAGGGGCTATCAGTTCAGGGGAacttcccttgaattacctaggtgcattttcagaaaattaaTCGAGTTAGACTCGAGT from Juglans regia cultivar Chandler chromosome 2, Walnut 2.0, whole genome shotgun sequence carries:
- the LOC118347679 gene encoding replication protein A 70 kDa DNA-binding subunit B-like, which translates into the protein MRTVYTSMKDITPSTRNWKIKMIVADKSPKRTGQRSPVKYQSLTLIDPEGNRVQATMFDKDIDSRDDTLHIFRSYYISNAYVRPLDPKYRIETHEYQWILNSKTIIEEVPKDEEQLEVPKYQLIPFNELDAYKDSIAEIDVLAVAINIKPCREITSVHGPTTIQEIYVIDQSLNPICLTMWGQFVQDECKKISEIIGTKPVILGTRIRVGSYNGLSLSSRPKSKFMINLVLPEATSLQECCRAYVQLDDGTGKLSVVMFGEVVEEAFGCSAVELMNHTGDEHLPYIENLVAQVSQKEWMIELLVDPNRLNQQQHKNFNVISIDAVQEDTK